The Thalassotalea agarivorans region TACTTTCGATTAACCATCGGCCAATACCAGGCCAATTAAAAATGACTTCAGCGACCATTGCAATCGTGATCAGATTTGCAAACTGCAGCCCAACATCGCGAATAACTTTAACCAGTGCATTTCTTATGGCGTGATTGATTAGGATTTGGCTATCGCTTAATCCCTTTGCTTTTATCGCTCTAATGTATGGGGTTTCTAGGACTTCTAGCATGGCGGTGCGCGCGAGCCTAATAAACACAGTGGCGGGTGCTAAGGCGACAACCAAACAGGGTAGGATCATATGCAAAGTCGCATCTTGAAAGGCTTGCCATTGATATGGACTATCTGACAGCAATATATCTATGATCAAAAATCCTGTTTTTTGTTCGATTTCATAGACCAAACTGATCTGACCCGACGATGGCAGCCACGCTAAATTGATAGAAAATATCAATATCGCCACAAGCGCTAACCAGAAAGCGGGAATGGAATAACCAAACATGGCAAACGCCAAAATACCGTTGTCGGTAGCTTTACGGTGGTTTAACGCTGCAACAAAGCCAAGCGGCACACCGATAAAAAATGCAACAAACAAGGCCGCAATACTTAATTCAATGGTTGCCGGTAGTAAAGATACAACGTCATCGAAGATAGGTTGGCCATTGGCCATGGAGACACCAAAATCGCCACTAAAAACTTGTTTCAAATAACTATAATACTGCACGAATAAATTGCTGTTAGCGCTGTATTGTTGTGTTAACTGTGCAGTTTGTTCAGGGGTTTGAGAAATCTGCCCCGACATATTGATCAGCGGATCGCCCGGAAAAAGAAAGTTTAGGCTAAACGATAAAACGGTCAGTAGCGCTATAGTAAACACAAACAAGTTGACGCGGCGAAGGGTAAAAATCAGCATTTACTCCGCCTCCTGAGTGGTTTGCTTGCGCGCATTAAAGAAGTCTAAGCCACCAATCGCCGTTAATATATCGCCTCGAACTTGGTCTGTACTTGCTTGAAAGCGTTTAGAGTGTGCTATTGGCAGTAATGGCAGTTTCTCACTAAGTAGCTGTTGGGCTTGGCGGTAATAATGTTTGCGTTGATTAATGTCATTGGTCTGCAATGCGCGTTCAAGTAACATATCGAATTCTTGGTTACACCAAAACGTTCTGTTGTTTCCGGTTTGCGCAGAAGCGCAGCTTAATAATGGTGAGAAAAAATTGTCTGGATCTGGGTGGTCTGCAAACCATCCTAGCAACACAGATTGATGTTCCCCTTGAGAGAGCCTGCGTAAAAAGGTGGTCCACTCATAGCTAACGATATTGACTGTAATATTAATCTTAGCCAAGTCTGCCTGAATCAATTTAGCCATTGTTAAAGCATCTGGGTTGTAGGCTCTTTGTACAGGCATGGCCCAAATATCCATGGTAAAACCTTGTTCATATCCTGCTTGCAATAGGTAGGTTTTCGCTTTTACAACTGAATACTCGGTGCCTTTAAGATCGTCACTACTTGCCCAAGAGTTTGGAGGTAAAATTCCTTTTGCCATTTCCGCCTGATTAAAATAGATGGTTTCGATAATAGCTTGTTTGTTAATAGCATGAGCTACAGCTTTTCTTACTAGCGTGTTATCAAAGGGTGGTTTTTGTGTATTAAAGCCAAGATACCCGACATTAAACGCCGTTTTTGATTCTAAGTTGAGGTTTTCGTTCTCGATGATTTTTTCGTGTGCGATCGGGTAAGCAATAACATCACATTCGCTCGACATTAGTTTGGTCAGTCTACTGGTATTGCTTGGCGTTACATCAATAACCAATTGCTGCAGATTTGGACTGCCGCGCCAATATTCTTGGTGCGCATAATAACGAACGAATGAACCTGAGCGGTAATCTTTAAATTTGTATGGGCCGCTGCCAATAGGTCTTGAATCAATTAGGTTAGTATTACCTTGCTTGTATAGCAACTCACCATATTCTTTAGACAAAATAACTGCAAAGTCAGTGGCTAGGTTAGCTAAAAACGCGCTGTCTGGTTTGCTTAAGTGAAAGCGCACCGTATAGTCATTAATCCTCTCAATTTTGTTGACGATATCGCTAAAGTTTACACTCTGAAAGAAAGGGTATTGCGCGCCTCCAACAAAGTGATAAGGGTGATTTTGATTAAGGATGCGTTGAAAGCTAAAAACTACATCGTCTGCTGACAGTTGACGTGTAGGGGTGAAGTAGTCGGTTTGATGAAACTGCACATCACGGCGCAAATAAAAGGTATACATCAATCCATCATCGGTTACATGCCAAGAGTTTGCTAGCGACGGCTTTAAACTATTGTCTTTGCTCTCAATGGTAATCAGTCTGTCGTAAAGCTGTTTTGCAACGATATCTATTGTCGTTCCAGAGGTCACCGTTTGCGGGTTAAACCCTTCAGGCGAACCTTCGGCACAATAAACTAAACTCTTCTCGGCAAGCATGGCACTGTCGCTTGTATCACAACCGACTAATGTTGTTACTGCTGCTAATGTAAATACAGCCGACCGAGCGATTTTAACTACGCAGTTATTCGTCATTTTGCTTAGAATCTAACAAGTTATACTTCTTCAAATAGCCTCTAAGTTGATGATAGGTCAACTCTAACGCTTCTGCCGTTTTCTTTTGATTAAATTGATTTGAAGCCAGTGCTGTTTCAATCATGTTAATTTCAAATTCTTGCGACTTATCTTTAAGTGAAAGAGGGAATTGCAAACTTTGTTCAACGGCAAGGGTTGGTTTCTCCGCTGAATCTTGTTCGACATTGCTACTCACGTTAGTGCTTTCTATCGGTGTTGATGCAACGCGATCTTGCGTTTTAATGCGACCTTGTGGTCTGTATGGAGACTCAAACGGATCTATGACTAATTCGTGCACCGGCAGGTGAGGGTTGTTACAACGGTAAACGCTGCGCTCAACCACGTTTTTAAGCTCTCGGATATTACCCGGCCAATGATACTCAAGCATGGTCTTCTTTGCTTTCTCGGTAAAGCCACTAAACAGCTCAAAATCGAGTTCCCTTGCCATATTAATAGCGAAGTGTTCTGCCAGAATGATGATATCTTCTAAACGTTCTCTTAGCGGTGGTAAGGTGATGACATCAAACGCCAACCTATCGAGTAAGTCAGCGCGAAACTCGCCATTGTCTGCTAATGTTGGCAAATCTTCATTCGTTGCCGCCACTAAGCGGGTGTCTGTTTTGATGGTACGAGAACCACCAACACGTTCAAATTCACCATATTCAACCACGCGCAATAGCTTTTCTTGAATTAAACCCGAGGTATTGGCGATTTCATCTAAAAACAAGGTTCCTTTATCTGCGCGTTCAAATCGTCCTTCATGTCGTTTGTTTGCGCCAGTAAACGCACCGCTTTCATATCCAAACAGTTCGCTTTCGAGCAGGTTTTCATTTAAGGCAGCACAGTTAAGCTTTAAATAGTTTTGATCCCATCGTTTCGACAGGTAGTGCAGGCGAGCTGCGACAAGCTCTTTACCTGTGCCTCGCTCGCCTATGATAAGCACGGGTTTACTCAATGGCGCTATCTGAGAAATTTGCTCAAGCACCTCTAGAAAACTGTTTGATTGGCCAATTAAATTATCTTGTTGGTTAAAGCGCGCCATGCCTTACCTATTTATTAGTAAATTTGACTAATAAATAGTGTATTTCATAAATAACAAAGAGAGAAGTTTTTTTGAAAATTAATTATAAAATATTTAAAAACAACAACTTAAATGGAGTGGCTAAAGTTGGCGCGAAAAGTGTATGTATGTTGGCATGACCTTAAATTGTTAAAAAGTAAAGGACGTTAATATGGGTATTTTTTCACGCTTTACAGATATTGTTAATTCTAACATCAACAGCCTACTTGATAAGGCTGAAGATCCAGAAAAAATGGTTCGTCTCATTATACAAGAGATGGAAGATACATTAGTAGAGGTTCGCTCTACATCAGCGAAAACGATTGCTGACAAAAAAGAGTTAACTCGCCAAGTGCGTCGTTTAGAAGAAGATGCGTTGCAATGGGAACAAAAAGCTGAGTTAGCACTTAGTAAAGAAAGGGATGATCTTGCGCGTTTAGCTTTAATTGAGAAGACAAAATGTTCGGACAATGCCGTAGTGGTTCGTGAAGAGCTTAATCAATTGGAAGACCATATTGTTAAGTTGCAAGATGAAATCACACAGCTGCAAGAAAAACTTGCTGATGCTAAGGCTCGTCAAAAAGCGATCATCATGCGAGAAAAAACAGCAAGCTCTCGCTTGAAAGTGAAGCAAAACATTAATAGCGATAAAGTGAATGAAGCATTGAGCAAGTTTGATCGCTATGAACGTAAGATCGATGACATCGAATCGCAAGTAGAAGCATATGATTTAGGGACTAAATCTTTGTCAGATGAGATTGCTGAATTAGAATCAGCTGATAAAATCGATGATGAACTTGCTGAATTAAAAGCTAAAATGGGTAAAAGCAAAGCGAAAAAATAATTTAGCTTAATCATTAATCGATAGAAGGGAATGCTTGTGGAAGACGTAATCTTGGCGCCGATTGTTATATTTTTACTTGTCGTAGCGCCAATATGGTTAATTTTGCATTACCGCAGTAAACGTCAAATTAGCCAGGGATTAAGTGAAGAAGAATATATTCAGCTATCTGATTTAGCAGAACGTGCCGATAAGATGGCT contains the following coding sequences:
- the pspF gene encoding phage shock protein operon transcriptional activator → MARFNQQDNLIGQSNSFLEVLEQISQIAPLSKPVLIIGERGTGKELVAARLHYLSKRWDQNYLKLNCAALNENLLESELFGYESGAFTGANKRHEGRFERADKGTLFLDEIANTSGLIQEKLLRVVEYGEFERVGGSRTIKTDTRLVAATNEDLPTLADNGEFRADLLDRLAFDVITLPPLRERLEDIIILAEHFAINMARELDFELFSGFTEKAKKTMLEYHWPGNIRELKNVVERSVYRCNNPHLPVHELVIDPFESPYRPQGRIKTQDRVASTPIESTNVSSNVEQDSAEKPTLAVEQSLQFPLSLKDKSQEFEINMIETALASNQFNQKKTAEALELTYHQLRGYLKKYNLLDSKQNDE
- the pspA gene encoding phage shock protein PspA — translated: MGIFSRFTDIVNSNINSLLDKAEDPEKMVRLIIQEMEDTLVEVRSTSAKTIADKKELTRQVRRLEEDALQWEQKAELALSKERDDLARLALIEKTKCSDNAVVVREELNQLEDHIVKLQDEITQLQEKLADAKARQKAIIMREKTASSRLKVKQNINSDKVNEALSKFDRYERKIDDIESQVEAYDLGTKSLSDEIAELESADKIDDELAELKAKMGKSKAKK
- a CDS encoding ABC transporter substrate-binding protein, with amino-acid sequence MTNNCVVKIARSAVFTLAAVTTLVGCDTSDSAMLAEKSLVYCAEGSPEGFNPQTVTSGTTIDIVAKQLYDRLITIESKDNSLKPSLANSWHVTDDGLMYTFYLRRDVQFHQTDYFTPTRQLSADDVVFSFQRILNQNHPYHFVGGAQYPFFQSVNFSDIVNKIERINDYTVRFHLSKPDSAFLANLATDFAVILSKEYGELLYKQGNTNLIDSRPIGSGPYKFKDYRSGSFVRYYAHQEYWRGSPNLQQLVIDVTPSNTSRLTKLMSSECDVIAYPIAHEKIIENENLNLESKTAFNVGYLGFNTQKPPFDNTLVRKAVAHAINKQAIIETIYFNQAEMAKGILPPNSWASSDDLKGTEYSVVKAKTYLLQAGYEQGFTMDIWAMPVQRAYNPDALTMAKLIQADLAKINITVNIVSYEWTTFLRRLSQGEHQSVLLGWFADHPDPDNFFSPLLSCASAQTGNNRTFWCNQEFDMLLERALQTNDINQRKHYYRQAQQLLSEKLPLLPIAHSKRFQASTDQVRGDILTAIGGLDFFNARKQTTQEAE
- a CDS encoding ABC transporter permease; its protein translation is MLIFTLRRVNLFVFTIALLTVLSFSLNFLFPGDPLINMSGQISQTPEQTAQLTQQYSANSNLFVQYYSYLKQVFSGDFGVSMANGQPIFDDVVSLLPATIELSIAALFVAFFIGVPLGFVAALNHRKATDNGILAFAMFGYSIPAFWLALVAILIFSINLAWLPSSGQISLVYEIEQKTGFLIIDILLSDSPYQWQAFQDATLHMILPCLVVALAPATVFIRLARTAMLEVLETPYIRAIKAKGLSDSQILINHAIRNALVKVIRDVGLQFANLITIAMVAEVIFNWPGIGRWLIESIYQRDYTAIQAGLLVLSSFIFFVHIVIDLLYAALNPLARESSYGAR
- the pspB gene encoding envelope stress response membrane protein PspB — encoded protein: MLVEDVILAPIVIFLLVVAPIWLILHYRSKRQISQGLSEEEYIQLSDLAERADKMAERIQTLEAILDEEAPDWRKRV